AAAGATGAATGACCTAAacgaggagcaggaggagacgAGGAGGAAGATGGAGGCAGACTGGAGGGAAGAGAGGCGGAGGTGGGAagagagggaagaagaggagaagaaaggaatGCACAGCGCCCTACGGGAGCGAGTGAAGAGGGCTGAGGCGGAGGTGGAAAGTCACCTGGAGAGGTTGGCTGAGAGCAAGAGAAACACGGTCAAACTGCAGGAGCGAATACaggtacgcacacacacactcagccgTAATCCCTTTGCTCATACTAAATCTAGAATGTTGTGAAAATGGAGGCGAAAGGAAATTGAAATGTTGCAGCTTCCTGTCTCTGATGCACCCAGCTAATGATGGTGTTGATGGGAAAGGGAGCGAGGTGGAAGCAGCgtgagggagaggggagagaggggatcTTGCTTGTCTAACCACTGGCTGCCCTCCCTGAGTGCTATTCCCACTGCCAACTATCTGCTAATGAGTAGTTTGAGCAGGATAGATTCGCTGCACCACCACCATTACCACCTCATGGATGAGCATTAAGAAGCCCTATGAGAGCTGGCACAGAGCTGACATAAGCCCTCACAGCAGACCATTAAAGGCTCACAGCTGGGCGAGATAGCTCCCTGACTCACCACATTTCATcccccatttttttttcctatcgCCCTCCCGGTCTCCCTTACTTGcgttctttctctccttcctccttaTCTGTGTCAAAGTTGCTGTCggcttctctctctccctcatctgtcttctttttttcttttctattccCCTGTGCTCTTTGTCAACCCACAATACTCCTCTGCATCGCCCTCCTTACTTTGCCCTCACCGCCAAACTCCCTCCTGGGGCCCTCGTGCCTCCCTCCAGGacctggaggaggagctggagctggatcGGAGGCGTGTGTCCGAGGCTGAGGGTGTGGCTAAACGGGCGGAGGAGGAGCTGGCGGTCGCCAaggagaggctgctgctgcaggaagacgagctgcagagcagagcaggtaGTCGATCAGTCCGTGTCCACCTGTCTTCTTACCTGTCTGCTGGAGGAAGCTCGCATCGGTGAAAATCAGCTGAGCTCAGTGCATTTCCATTTTTCATTCTGACTCAGCATTAATTAAGTTTTCGCCTCACACCATTATAATGTATACAGAAaatgcaacaaatgcacattatTCATCCACCATAAAGGCAAACAGTTTCATCAAAGTGTCATCATACCCAGTCAGCAAAAACGCcctgaattttatttattgcacgggaatgatttttgttttaggCACTTCCTCATTCAGTATTGGTCTGCTGGAAGTCCATTCTGCTTTTGTTATGCTTAATCAATCAATACCTgctcgtgcatgtgtgtgtgcttgtgttctTTTGGGTGTTTGCTGGTGTTTatttgtcctctgtgtgtgattgtgcatcagaggagctgctgaaccGCGGAGgttgtgaggtgtgtgtgtgtgctgaggtggaggagctgaggagCCAGGTGAGCCGTCTGCAGAGCAGGAACAGAGAGCTGGAGCTGCAGAGCAGTGGCAGGAACAGTGACCATGCCCGGCAGATACGCCaggtaaaacacacagacaatgaAGGACTGTTGCATTGAATTACATTCGATTTTAccggtgtacctaataaagtggccactgagtgTAGGTTGTGTGTGTTCATAGCATGCCGAGGCTCTGTCCAGTCTGCGTTCTGAGATGGTGAGAGCCCAGACAGAGGAGCTGCGTCGCATCCAAAAACACGCAGACGATGAGAGGGACAAGCTGCTGAAGGAGAtccaaaaagagagagagaacttacagagggaaagagagcaaGAAAAGGAGCAGTTGGAGAAGGACAGAAATAGAAtgcgcagagagagagaggaggagaaggaagaagTGGAAGGGATCAAAGAACGtctgaggagagaaaaggaggaagagcTCGACCGGCAGAGGAAGGAGCTGGAGGTCGAGAGGGTCCGCGTTCGCTCGCAGTTGGACAAGAACATTGAACAGGTGGAGGCGGAGAGAGCCAATGTGCAGCagaagctggaggaggagaagaagagactgGTGGAGAAGGCAGAGGAGGACAGGAAGCGGTTGAAGGAGCAGGTGCGAAAGGCGATAGAGGAGGTGATGAGGAGGCACGCGGCCGAACTTCACAGCGTCCAAGAAGCTCTGAGCTCAGAGAGGAAGACCAACCAAGAGGTCAGCATctgtctgcaaaccacaagGGGCTTATTCCATTGTTTTTATCAGAGCATTTGGACTGAGGACAGGCTCCACAGTAAAAGAGGACATTCCATAATGTGCACTTATATCAGAGTTTTAAAAATAGCCTTCTGTTCAGCTGTGGCAGCCAGCTCCTATAGGCTTAATTATTTTAGTTTCAGTCAGACTTTGGGTTTAATTATTTCAGATACAAGGACGATCCACTGTGAGAAATCATTTTTCCTTTCATCGTGTCACACAGCTGCAACAGTAATACTTTGCCTGCTCTGAGACTGTGTGGTGCACATTTGCTCTCAAAAAAACCCCTTAGAAACTCTGTTAAGCATCCACAGAAATCAGGATATGTTAAAGGGGAGTTCTGATATTTTGCAGCGTGGACCCTTTTTTCTCGTGGGTTTGTGTCTCAGGGCGTGTGTCCACATGCGgtttttcttcagcagaaaaGCACAGGCAGGGCGCTGGGGAGCGCTTCATCCCAGCGCTTCATAAAAAGACCCTCCCACCACTTTTTGTAATGACTCTGCTTgggtgtgtttctgtgacaacaatatcttgacccTAtcgttagctaggtagctaagtTTTGACCACACAGTCAACAACAAGCTTATAAAGCAAACACAAATACTCACAAGCAACAGCCAGTGTCTGCAGGGCAACCTGCTTCCAAAAAATtatcttttctgtctttgttgtaacaGCAGACAGTAGCCTAGCTAAAGaagcagcagtgatgtcactggtgcctttctgaaaagttcagagattttcaactgGAAGTGCTCAGAGCGGCCGTGCAAAAAAGGCGGAGTGTTCTGTGAAAAGACTCTGGGTGTGGCACTTTTTCTGTAGATGGCTGCATGCGGCCCTGTACGCTCTTTGCTTTTTGGCaacaattgaaaaaagatgccggcacagggggaaaaaaaggctaTGTGGACACAGACGCTAAGTGACAAATGGGAGCAattccagtattgagagagagcacTGCAGCCAATAGAGGCgagacaggctgcagtgtaaccactcggAGCAAGTGAGTCcagtcaatttacatccatgaaAAGTGcttgatatttatttatttatttttaaagatattttttagggcattttgcctttaatggacaggacaggtaagtttgaaagggggagagagaggggggatgacatgcagcaaagggccataggctggacttgaacccgggccactgcggcaacagccttgtacatggggcgaaATAGGAACAAAATaagaagagggaagaggaggaaaacaaagacagaataaaatgatttaaaaaaagatgaccTCATGTAAAAGCAagtctataaaatgtgtttgaagaAATAATTTAGAATAAGTCACTGATTTTACAACCTTAGGCAAGTCATTCTGTTCAGTCATGACATTGAAAAACTGTTTAGATAAGAGTGAGATACACTTTCTGTACTGCAACACTAAAAACTATTACCAGCACTCCTCTCTCCAGCTCTCACCTATGTTTCCATAGTTTTCTTTGGAACAAGTAAAAGGTCTCGAAAagtgtttcatttctctgtagggttcTTTCtgtaatgctgtcagacactcacagtaacaatctgagcctgtcagtggcaaaaacaagctcttttAATGGACGTACATTGAAGGTGCATATGccccgagtggttacattgtCACCTGTTTCACCGCTGTCggctgcagcggtctctctcaatactggaccagtttaaaaattgttgttcccattagtcacttagatacAAAAACATAGGTACACTGGGTCCAGTCTTAACCCAATATTTTTGGGCTTGCAAGCCCTTAAATTAAGCTACTTCTGCCCCAGTGTCAGCAGCTGCACAGGTCATAGGCTTATGACCAGGTCAACCAAAAAGTCATTCTTTGTTTTGAGTGGGGTTAAAAAGGTGAAATATAttatgatggaaaaaaaagcaaaaatcagagaaaaatctcatgttgggaaccactggtcttcAAGAACATGTTTAATGGATGTTTCTTAAACTACTAAATGGAGAAATATAATGAGATTTTATCACATAATTGCCTGCCCTCTGAGCCCTCTTATAATGTGCACTTCATTGTGACTAATTATTCATTAGGCCCAGTAATAAGGAGATGATAGTATGGTTGGGTTAAAGTGCTAGAAAGAAAGATAGGTTGTAAATGGAATAATGATGTTGATGTGGATGAATTTTCTTGGAAGGTGTGCACACGTTTAGATGaagagaggaggacaggagaggagctACGCAGCGagctggagaaggagagagaggagctgaGGACAAAACTGAATGATGCCACCaatgaggtcagaggtcaaattACACaagatgactttttttctttatctgatAAATTGTTCAGAATATCAGTTGTAATATGTGAGTTCATGTGCTCTCAGGTCTGTAGGCTGCAGTCGGCTATCCAGCAGCAGGATAGTAAAGAAAAGGTGGCCCCTGAAGCTGCAGCCTCGTGTGGGCCGCATTGCTCTCGTCAGGAGGAAGAGCTCCATCAGACCCGGAATCGACTGGCTCGGACacaggaggaggcagagaggcagcgggacaggcagcagagagagatAGCGTCCCTGAGAGCGGACAAACATCGTCTGGAGGAGAAAGTGCTGGAACAGAGCCGACTGAACACAGAGAGGAGCCTCCTAGACCAGAGCCAGCGGCACACTGAGGACCGGATCAGGTAGCAGAATAAAAACCGAGCTGCCAGAACTGCTTAGGCTTACATTACAAAGCCTCCACTCTGGCTTGTAATCACCCGCTGCCATCCTGTTAAAAGATCACTGGGGAAGATCAAAGTTGAGAAGCAAATCATTCAAATTGCAGCTCACAACGAGCTGCAGCGTCTTTTCCTCTCTGACGTTCAGTTTCATTTGAGCGAGCTTTATTGACGTGTAATGTGTTTCGCCAGAACAAAACACACCAAGAAAATTAGCTGCAGCAATAAAAAGGATACACGATAATGCAAACAACAGTGTCAGTACTTCAATGGAAATTAAATCAATATCACAATCCAAATGAACATTAGCCGTAATGGTTTTCAGAAAACCAATTAGTCCTGTCCTGTCTCATATTCCACAtgtcttttatttcattactgtgtacacacactgaaaacagccattacttttatttaaaggggacctattatgcttttctgtattttgtgtcttatataTAGTTTTACAATGAGAGCTGTTCACATTACAACATGTCCAAAGTTTCATACAATGAGGtaaaagtatgaaaaaataaTTCCTGTAAGCAAAAGCCTTAAGGCCCTTCAGAAGAAGTTCAGATTTCTTTATTAAATACAcatatgaacctgaaaataagcataaCAAGTCCTCTTTAAAGTGTATTTAAAGGTATAGttcggattttttgaagtggggttttaTGTGGTTCTTATCCGTAGTCAGTGtataacatacagtagatgcCAGTTGGCATGTCCCCAATTTAGAGAAGTGGCAGGAGTGCagacacggaagctaagcaatgtacctCTGCAAGGAGGTCAGCAAAATAACTTATTTTAGTCACCTAATAAAGTCccatcaaaaaaaaatcaatatcagttttagtgtacgctatattgagagtattttcactgctttatcttCCCGTCAGACAGCCCGTTCCAACAGGGAAGtcattaacagcttcagttccctgtctatgctctcgtcaaagccacctgactccactgacagaaatagttattttagctcactgaacacaagaattgctggtctaccactgcctctatTAGTTAATTagtttgtgtgattgtgtgactttggtgaatccaaactaaccctctaaaacaccaaagttacacaataacacaaacaaactaactgactgaggcagtggtagaccatcAGCTCTtttgttcagcaatgttaaatcactgattttctcaatggagtctggttttaaaGAGAGCGAtgtaatggcttcagttcccgcACTCcaacctgcttctccaaactgagggtgTGCTGACTGATATCTACTGTAGTTAATACACTGATTATCAATAAGTACTATGTTCAGCCCCACTTCAGAAGCACTAAAATATCCCTTTAATTAGTCCAAAATACTAGTTTACATGCCCTTTACCCCCCTGCAAAGGAATGACATCATTGTTAAAGTGTAACAACAGTAATGTGTCCCTTTGACAATAGTGCGCTAATAGGGACGTCTATGAAATAAAGTTAttaagaaaagagagaaataataaGGTTACTACCACATCTACAAAccttaaaacttaaaatgatAGTCCTCTTAAGATGAGTTAGAAGCACAAGACACTGTACAGTGATTACAAAGAAAAGTGTAGCAAGAAGAAATAAGTAGTGCATTTGCATGTAGGTTAACTCTGCCTCGCTTCTTGTTCTGACGCATGCCTCCAGGGCAGAGTGTGAAGATCGTCTCAGAGCAGAGTTCAGGATAGAGATGAACGCCGCCGTTGCTGAGAGCGAACAGAGATGGCAGAACAGGGAGCaggagctgcagacacagatatCCGAGCTGCAGAGCCAATTGAGCGAGCTGCAGTCACAGGTGAGTCTACTTCACAAACTACCCGTGACCATCTGTGATCCTGGTCCTCGGTActttcagacacacagactctCACTATCAGAGGCATCTTTGTTTCTGAATAATGTCAGAATATAGTAAAATATACCCATTAGAATTTATCAGAGCCCAAGatgatgtctttaaaaaaacctTGTTTTCACCAACCAACCGTCCAGAATGAACAGATTTTCAGTTCACTATCCTATATGACAAAGTAAAGCAGCAGATTCTCTTATTTAAAGTGGCAATGGACAAGGTTTTTGCTTTGTGTTGATTGCACAGTGTAATGGCTTTAGAATAATGATACCATCAacatttagattggttccctaaGCCTCACTCTCACTATGCAAATCagtagctatccccagttaccaacACATATCAATGTAAAGCTgcttttccaccaaacacttgctGTATCGTACCCTTAGAACCGGTATGTAACCCATACAGACATGTTCCTTAACCCTAGATCTGTTTAGCCTTTCCACTGCGGACAATATTCCTAAATAAAGGTGGGGTTTATACTGGATAGTAATAGCCGGGTCCTCTTCAGGGGTGATATATAAGAATGTCTGCACCTCGCTGATCATCCACAGAACAGAgtcacaccaacattttcagaataaaaaagaacaaggtgGAGTGTTTCGAGTCGCAATTTCAAAAACAGTAGATTTGTTGAACAGTCCTTGTTGAGCAAGAATGTCAGTTCTCTTTttttgaccaatcaacagactgcagtgtttctagctccaccttttaataTCGGATCAGTGCACTAGGTTTCTCAAAGGAGGGGTGCTTTAATGCCCGAGGATGTTTGCACATACATGGAATTTGAATGAGGTTTTTTTGTTGCTCTCAATGTACATACAAAGTAATAGACATACAGCTAAAAACATGGACAACAAAGGTGAACAAGGTAAACATAAACATCTGACTTCTATGTACAGAGTGCAAAGGGCGCTGAGATGATTCTCTCCCTTTAGATGTCTTCAAAACTATGCTTATTGTGTCACATTTCATTTGAGCTACAAGAATAATTCTGACTGTTTAAAGCTGACTGTCAAAGTCTTCACATTGAGATTGTTTTTCTGGTCATGATAAATACTTCTTAGCCAATGAGAGCAGTTGTATAATGACCTCTAAGGAAATGACCCTAATGATGTCACCCAGGTGTGAGCTTTGACTAGAAGCCTATACTTCTTTACCTGTGCCTGACACCCCTCCTGGAGTACAGGCCAACAACAAGGGGCCTCCAGAGTTTTTCGGTCATTAGCTTTCTTTTCTATCCATCACCAGGTTTATCTAAGTCTTCTGACGTTTGCCTGGAGATTCCATTACCCTATTTCCCTCTTCCCCCAAGAGTCAAAGGGTCAAAGCTTGTCTGGTGGTGTTTGACATTAGTTTTCGTTGTGTGTGCCCGATCCATCTCCATCACTCTTCCAATTTAGTCTCCTGCTGGTAGTCGTTGTGTCCTTGTCCACAGATCGTTACTGCTGATCTTGTCTGGCCAGTGGATACTTAGAATCCTTCTCAGCCAGTTGTTGTTAGAGGTTTGCACTTTATTGATTGTGGTCTTTGTCACTGTCCAGGTCTTGGCACTATAAAGCAGCACTGATTTTACATTGGAATTAAAgattcttatttttgtttgttgctgtgtcACTCTAGAGCGCCAGATGTTGTTGAGTCATAAAAAGGCTGCTCTTGCTTTGCCTATTCTTGCTTTGACATCTGCGTGTGTACCCCCTTCTTTGTCTGTGATACTCATTCATCCTCGTGATCTTCGTCTTTCTTCTGTCAACTTGTTTAACCGACAGCCTGCGATGTGGAGTGTGAAagatgtgtttgtttacttggCAGGAAGCACGTTATGCTTTATCTTTTAGCTGCATtttgtaggatccagtgttttgaAGCTTGAGTCACACTAGAGTCTAAAAGTCTGCATATTTCAGTTGCATTGATTCGACCGTTCTCCAACTTAATGGAAGTGCAGTACTAAATCGCTGGAGTACTCTTTTAATTAGTTCCATAAGCCTGTTTTGAGTGCACAATGAAGTCTgcgttttatttatttattttaaggaaGCTTGTCTGAGTCTGCAAATTCTTAAACAAAAGCCACATCTCACATTTAATTCAATGCTAGAAAATTCATCATCTCAGGATTACTACACACAGAGCATTTAAATCCCTTTTACTCACGATTTTCTTGACAATGCAggcaaagaaaaagaaggagggCCTGGGAGATGATTGCCATGGCAACCCCGAAATTGACAGGCTGAGGAAAGAGGTCCAAGAGACCAAGGAGATAAACAATAAGCTGAGAGATCTGCTGCAGGTACACTAAAATCATATGTACTCTCTTTGATAGGTTTTCTCTGTGATAAATAATTGAGCAGCTTTGATGATAGCGCTGCAGAGAAGAGGCATTGTAATGTTACCCTACCAGCATGTGCATGTCTCTGTGTTACATATACGCAGTTAAGTGCTTATATAAATGGACAacatgtgtgttgatgtgttggAGGAGCCCCAAACGCAGTCTTTAGGAGAGGAGAGACACGCCAAGGCTCTGCAGGCATTGGAGAGACAAGCGAAAGAAGATGTGCTGTCTGAGAGGAACAGACTACAGACACTGCACCACCTGGAGCTAGGTATCacacatgtgtgcacacacgtacacacgcacacactcaggCATGAGCATTAGCATAAGCACATGCAGACAGTGGCACCTTCTGTataacacatacacagatgCATGGAcaaatgagcacacacacacacactcacgcacacagaCGGAGCGATATACACATTGAGATTATAAATTCAACAGTGAAGTTGCTATTGCCATGGATACacttcaccatggcaacagcagaAGGGTACCTGCAACAGTGGGCCaaattgattttgttttctgtatgtggttttgtgtgtgtgtgtgtgtgtgtgtgtgtgtgatatcagATAAGCAACGTGCAGAGTTGACCCAGCAGCACACAGAGTGGAGCAGACAGATGACCCAGAGACACATGCAGCAGATAGAAGACCTGCAGGCTCAactacaggcacacacacaaatgatggCTCTGCaacaggtgacacacacacacacacacacacacaccctgcaaaAACACAGTGCTAAATATTAGTCCCACTGGTACAAGTGtgcacaccacaaacacacacccctcAGTCTCTTTGTCTGCATGTCCTTCACTTGCATAAGctcacacacaagcaaacaaacacataaatacagtatttgcacacacaaacagccattTCATGACAGATATCATTATTATTCACTTGAATAAAATCCTCCATGGCATGAAGATTAAGTTAACACAGCATATTATTGTCTGAATCTTAATTTGAATGCAGATGTTGCGTGTGTGTATCTAATGCTTCTCTGTGTTTGCGTGTGAAGGATCTGAAGCAGCAGAACCAGTACCAGGTGTTTGAGCGACAGCTGGATGAGAGTCGCTGTGCCATGCTGGAGCTGCAGCGAGAAAACGCAACACTGAAGAAGCAGCTGAAGGAAAGGTAGGGAGTGGTGTAGTAATTTCAACATTAATGATATCATCAGGGCTGCAACTGAGAATTATTTTTATATCGGTGGATATGCtgatatttttcctttttattacATCAGAGGATAGTGAAAAATCATCACACTTTCCCTAAAACCAAGAGGTCATACTCGAACTAGTGGTTTTATCAGGCTAGTATCTATGCTTCACAGCTCAATATCCTCTAAACATGCAGCAATGTTTCATCAAATGTTTAGTATGTGTTTCCCTGAATAAACATGTTGAAATCACCCAAGTATAGTTTTTAGTCTAACAATGATTATATGGTCTTTTAAACCTATGCCCTCTAATTTGTGGGCAGTTTTCTTGACTTACCTACAGTAGGTAACTTTTTTAAGCAGATatgtcaaaacttttttttctcgttATTTCCTGACAGTAGCACATGACATGAATAATCTTTGAACAAATCATGTTCTTCTGCCTCCTCACAGCtctcctaatggcatttgcaagaatcatACAAAGTAGAAAGTTTGGGAATAGCCAAGCCAGGATGAAGCACGGCTCACCGGTCGGAGCAAACCCtaacattttacagctgaacagcacactaaaatatgtttctgaaaacatttgaggtgataaataggcaatgcagtaacaggaccctgcttcacatttgatcagcactgcctagtctGACCCCAGTTCACGatcagtgattgacagctgtgtcagAGACTCCTTGACTTTGATTAGTGGTTTTCCTTCTGCTGCAGTGGGTTCCAGCAGCTGACATTAGAAGCACatcgaggaggaggaacatgatttttttttcacagactatctaTCTCTTGTGCTACTGTGCAGATGTTATAACAGTTTCAGCACATATGAAaaaagttctttttttaaagttactaactgtagctttaagacATTGATATCTGCATAGTGGCTGACCAGATTTTTACCATTCAAATTGCATTTGAAATATCCACATCCCCACCTCCTTTTTGCAATTTGAACTGCAAAGTTAGCTGTTACCCATCTCTTTCAATGTTAGTTTATATCAAGAGACATAATGACCCTAGGAACATACTGTATAGGAATGACCCAGTTTCATCCAATCAGCAGTCCAAGACCAAAGATATACAGTGTACTATAGATGACAAAAAACAGCATAA
The window above is part of the Epinephelus moara isolate mb chromosome 5, YSFRI_EMoa_1.0, whole genome shotgun sequence genome. Proteins encoded here:
- the fam184b gene encoding protein FAM184B isoform X1 — its product is MASGAGKAAQPLGPSSAVNGTAAEFPNIEQELYDYQMHSKMCKKIAQLTKVIYSLNMKNEEQEAALQALSHAHHEELHRILVETCHEGEGSTWRTRLLELQDSLDEQQRVGAQVQADFECFRIQAEERERETEAELRKEFEDRLQAAEEELQEAKAQISDAQEESLRLSKELEKAGEQIQELDAKCEELKKAADEERQRKEEQRQKEDEGNKKEEEEKRQPEEDSERAKALLEEVKVLREEKDRAEEEKRRAVKEEREQWEQKMNDLNEEQEETRRKMEADWREERRRWEEREEEEKKGMHSALRERVKRAEAEVESHLERLAESKRNTVKLQERIQDLEEELELDRRRVSEAEGVAKRAEEELAVAKERLLLQEDELQSRAEELLNRGGCEVCVCAEVEELRSQVSRLQSRNRELELQSSGRNSDHARQIRQHAEALSSLRSEMVRAQTEELRRIQKHADDERDKLLKEIQKERENLQREREQEKEQLEKDRNRMRREREEEKEEVEGIKERLRREKEEELDRQRKELEVERVRVRSQLDKNIEQVEAERANVQQKLEEEKKRLVEKAEEDRKRLKEQVRKAIEEVMRRHAAELHSVQEALSSERKTNQEVCTRLDEERRTGEELRSELEKEREELRTKLNDATNEVCRLQSAIQQQDSKEKVAPEAAASCGPHCSRQEEELHQTRNRLARTQEEAERQRDRQQREIASLRADKHRLEEKVLEQSRLNTERSLLDQSQRHTEDRIRAECEDRLRAEFRIEMNAAVAESEQRWQNREQELQTQISELQSQLSELQSQAKKKKEGLGDDCHGNPEIDRLRKEVQETKEINNKLRDLLQEPQTQSLGEERHAKALQALERQAKEDVLSERNRLQTLHHLELDKQRAELTQQHTEWSRQMTQRHMQQIEDLQAQLQAHTQMMALQQDLKQQNQYQVFERQLDESRCAMLELQRENATLKKQLKERSVQENPEAEEKEEESIDIRKKRDAQLEEEAQRLKEEVEKLRVEMEKLEESQKHWEERKEEDVKEEEVDEEKKKEREEDKRREEVEEIRRKHKKEMQSLVSEYSSAQSHLQARIVALENEFNCRLREREERCRRREPRCDDLQLGRLQERLTERDQLIKRLVEERHQLQLHPPVAGDNSTLRLRDSKSRPGSVTPTMRRKRAESPSRVTSISSAGTYDRSIFIPHSSSSSSSSSSVHQHSSTLPHQSSSQPQTSPHYSTSSLPHKHTSLSLSQQSSPSLPRSTRSRTSCIPPTPAPTAPLPVCPSPQTGIRYVSPSCQEPHVHLQAHSIRGPYLEQRGTEGLKQEWFTKYFSF